A region of Desulfuromonas sp. TF DNA encodes the following proteins:
- a CDS encoding energy transducer TonB, which produces MFPDPDRKPVGRKRTVVCFLTFSLLFHAAVMVFFADSERVKEHHDRVEIGLVSLPPAITGRAGEGIVPVAQPPVVAGPAPGEKVPGTPFATLAEEKVARNALAANRPPDSFRPAPASEIAAAKKASLPGREPASAESQPQFEPARPADKIIEPLSTFADPGPPPERESAVFSGEGKASASAPLVEAIPRYDRNAPPPYPRLAREQGWEGEVLLRVLVSEAGDVRSVSVERSSEHAVLDDAALRAVRRWRFHPSRLGSTPVEGEVLVPLRFKIRDF; this is translated from the coding sequence ATGTTTCCAGACCCCGACCGAAAACCTGTTGGAAGAAAGCGGACCGTCGTCTGTTTTCTTACTTTTTCGCTGCTTTTCCATGCCGCCGTGATGGTGTTCTTTGCCGATTCGGAACGGGTGAAGGAGCATCACGACAGGGTGGAGATCGGTCTTGTATCTCTCCCGCCCGCGATAACCGGACGTGCCGGAGAAGGGATCGTCCCGGTGGCGCAGCCCCCGGTCGTCGCGGGTCCTGCACCGGGTGAGAAGGTTCCCGGCACTCCATTCGCCACGCTGGCCGAAGAAAAGGTGGCGCGAAACGCGCTTGCGGCGAACCGTCCACCGGATTCGTTCCGTCCGGCGCCCGCCTCAGAAATAGCCGCCGCCAAAAAGGCCTCCCTCCCCGGGCGGGAACCGGCTTCTGCTGAAAGTCAGCCTCAATTCGAACCTGCAAGACCGGCGGATAAAATCATCGAGCCTTTGTCGACCTTCGCGGACCCCGGACCGCCGCCGGAGCGGGAATCAGCCGTCTTCTCCGGTGAGGGAAAGGCGAGCGCCAGCGCCCCCCTCGTCGAAGCGATCCCCCGTTACGACCGCAACGCCCCGCCTCCGTATCCACGTCTCGCCCGGGAGCAGGGCTGGGAGGGGGAGGTCCTGCTCCGGGTGCTCGTCTCCGAAGCCGGTGACGTTCGCAGCGTCTCCGTGGAGCGCTCCTCGGAACATGCCGTCCTCGATGACGCGGCTCTTAGGGCTGTCCGCCGCTGGCGCTTTCACCCTTCGCGCCTGGGATCGACCCCGGTAGAGGGAGAGGTCCTTGTGCCGCTTCGTTTCAAGATCAGAGATTTCTGA